From the genome of Ptychodera flava strain L36383 chromosome 3 unlocalized genomic scaffold, AS_Pfla_20210202 Scaffold_27__1_contigs__length_13241970_pilon, whole genome shotgun sequence:
tattaagcacatttgactctatcaaaaaccgttgagaaaccttttgtagcaattttttgggGTAAGGTCTTTTTTTATCATAAATGCAGCCGACtatcctccagctgcaagctacaatcgtctgtatcgccaatgacgtcacgcacgcttctcccatgagccctttcgcgcccatggaattccgggctcattccataaatgtcgtctacttcaagttctcttttcgtcgtgccgtagtcgtcagcgcgtgcaattatgttgcaaatttgagctgcattttactcaagggtgattttggaagggataaactgtcaaagtcgctggacttaggtttcccttaaACCCTATACATATATTATAACTCATATCTTTTagcatgcaaaaataaatgttttcaactaATTGTTGGGAAACACTTGTTGTATAAACTTCATGTACAGTAATTCATGCAGCAGTGAATGCCTCTTGCTAAAATAAGATTAATTTAAAGAACTTCTCCTGACATTCTCAAAATACCAAATCAAGTATATCAGGACGGAACTGTTCCATTTTAATGATGTCTAATAACTTCCCTTCGGTCACatcaaaaaaactgtgtttctGGTAATATACCTAGGGTAGTTAcgtctgaatatttttttttatttttatttttgtgggttgagacccataaaatacagtaaaattgagatattttccttgaaattgtttaaaatgcaagAAAGTGTCTACAGTTGCAGGTTTTCTAGGGTAGGTCGTGTTGCTAGGAACACACAAATTTTTGACTAGGCTTTATCTTGCATAATAATATATGGTttgttcacaaaatacggccctgtatggacgagggctcagtgagtgacgtattggactcgccttcggctcgtccaatacgtcactcactgagccctcgtccatacagggccgtattttgtgtataaccctattattatacacctccctctattaatcgtccgtataaactaattctatggtaaattttgagggatgcggcacacgcaatatgagtggaacgcgtgCGATTGTTGCGTTGGCACAACTTGAAGCCAATTAATTTCCAGTGCAGTAGCCTACAAGCAAAcgtcgctgaatgttttcaatttaattagtttttttaaataaaaatcaattgcatttagactcagttttgtgtttagcgtgttttaaaccttatactacgaatacattttggtggaagttgttattatgtctataactcaccgtaaaatagtttgtttacatccgataatcgctaggtcaaaggtcaaacaggcgcgtcgcgcgtctcccgtattcgggactccgcgtactatacaaaatacggaaagttattggacggtcaaactcccataggttacggcagtaggtgtataataatcataattacaaGGCAATGTTATCTGGTATCTTTTCTGTCAGCAAGTCAGGAAATACAAATAACAATGCAACCATGTAGAACACCGTTCAGGGACAGATAGTGGGATTCTCTTATAAATTACTTTCTtgttctaccacttgtagggctcattttgaagttctggGATAACTGGGTTTTTTCAcctgcttatttttgtgaaaattggaaatttaaattttacccTCAATGCTAAGAGAAGGATgatggctattttgaatttcaaatatcaacaaaataaaaGGACATGTGATGTGTTTCCATGGTACCcattttgcatgatgaccccttGATTTCTactcttgatttttaaagataatagTTTATGGTTTTGTTGATGAAAGTTTGTGAAaaggttaagtctttcaatttcaaggcataTAATACCCTTGTGACACTCTTacattgtaataattataatattataagTATAATTTGTTTTAACAGTATCCTAACGTATGGCAGATATATTCACGTTCCATGCACTTGTGATTTcctattttattgaattttaacaGCACAGTCTCACTAGACAAGGTGTTTTGATTGCAATGACCAGGTCACTGTACTTTGTAGATATGGATGCTCAGACTTGGATACCAGTGTACTGTACAATCTGAATCTCTGGTAGATTGGTGTTACAATTTGTTAAGTACACAAATCAAGGACATTTCAgcttgtttccatgacaacattGAATGAGGAAGTCGCTAGGTCATTGATCAGATTTGCTATACCTTACTGAATTCTAGTCATATGTAAGCATCCACTTCACGAATCTAAACTGAAAACATTTTGCCAGTAAATAACAGTTGAGTTAAGAGACTAACCTTCTAAGTTTTGCACTGTGATTGACTGGGGTGTTAGACAAGACAGAAATCATGGTTTCTAGCAGGCTCCGTCCGTTACTATTGGTTACTAAAAACTCACGTCCACAGGCAAAGGCAGCTATGTCTGAAATGATAGTGAAAATCACTGACAGTCAGATCTGTACATCAACAGCTATGTCTGAAATGATAGTGAAAAACACTGACAGTCAGATCTGCACATCAACAGCTATGTCTGAAATGATAGTGAAAATTACTGACAGTCAGATCTGTATATCAACAGCTATGTCTGAAATGATAGTGAAAAACACTGACAGTCAGATCCGACATCAATAAATGAAAACCAACAGAGAATGATGAAATATACACATGAAGGTCAGAGTATCATCTAAATACCTAATACCAATATCATAACACTCTGAGGAGGTTTAGATATTCTGACAGGTCCATGGGTTGATATACAAAAGTTTTTTAAAAGCAGTTTGTGGGTCATTTATGCCAGCTTTATAGCAGAGTTTTCCCTTTTGAATTGTAAAAGTCAATTTTGGTGAATTACCTGTTGCTATATAGATAAGTTTCACTctacaattttgtttgtttttgcacacatatcacCTTCAATTATCATACTGGCAAACATTAATTCAACTCACTAGCTGTTCTGCCAGCCAATCTAACCAATATATTCTAGCTCTTGAAATTACAGCAATTGTTTAAAAGTCACAGATTATGAGccattaacccccccccccaaaaaaaaggcccaaaaaacaaaaagacCAAACAAAATCTCAAAAACCTGGTTGTATTGCTAGATAAAGTATGTGTTGCACCACATGCTACAATGGCATTGTGCAAATCAGAAAATGTTAGAGAACCATTATATTATAACTGTTATTTAGCCATATACATTATCTATGTCATAACTCCAAAACAATCTGTCACAGTGATAGAAAAGCTTTCCTGTTACAATGTGTCACATGCTGTAAATAACCAAAcaggcaaaacaaacaaaatcctTGTGTCTAAATTCCACAACATAGATTGATTACAGCCACACTTTTGGTGTCTATGGCAGGATGTTTCCTATAGCAATAATGCATTCACAGCTGACTGTGATAAAACCATGGGATACTCAACCACAGATACCCCATGGGACACTCAACCACAGATACCCCATGGGACACTCAACCACAGATACCCCATGGGACACTCAACCACAGATACCCCATGGGATACTCAACCACAGATACCCCATGTCAATCATATGTGTTTTGCAAGCTTTgatgagtagaacaagaaacttcaattgacatcaaaacaaaattgtgaaaaatattgtaaaaggtTACTACTGGTCCTTTAACTGTAAAACGTCTGTAGATCTTGCTTCTGCAAAATGCAATATAATAAATCATCTTGACTTACTTGTAATAATTCCACACAATGCAAGTACAAACTGTGATTCATCAGTGTGTTCATCTGGCATCTCATcttgatatgttgcaatatagCTTTCCATTGTATGGCGTACTATGATCAGAAAATCAGCAACTTTGGACTGCAAAAAATATTAGAAACAGTTCAGTGAAATTGCTAACGAAAACAAATTACAATGAGATTTTTGAGGGAAGCCAGTAGAATAATGGACAAATCAGTAATATCCAAAGGACAGGCTTGGCAAATCCAATTTTTGGAATAGACTGGAATAGTGATTGTGTTGTCATTCTGTAATTAATATCAAATTGTACTGAAATACACCAATCTGTAAGGCgcttcaaatttcaaagtagctttactgaaagtttcaaaaacaaatattggtGATTCTTAACCAGCCATCTTGATTTACCATTCCCAGATCTTGAATACCGGCTATGCTTCATAAcatgaaacaaatcaacagtCTTCCTTTATTCTATGTTTCCAGTGATCATTGATAAAATTATTCAGCTGATGCTGTTGCAACAATACCTTATCATCTATGCTACTTGTAAATTAAATGTCACACATGATAGCCATGGGTTTTTGCTcggattttgtcaaattttttctAAAACTCACCCCAACAATGAATGAATGGACACTATCTTCATTTCTGGACACTCTCCACAGCAAGGTACAAACAGCTGATCCTAAACTAGCACAGTACTCTGACTGGTCACTCAGTTCTTTGTTTACCTCTGATAATTCACAGTGAATTCTAATCTTCTCctacatagaacacacaaacaatacaatatAGGATATCTTAGAGCAGATCTATGGAGCCATAAATGTACAAAAGTTTGATGCACACCTCAATGAAGCAATTATATCATCCTTGAAGTGTTTCCTTTAATACTCATATTTTTAACAGCCTACAAGAAGACTACTTGTATTGTCTATTCCAAACATTAAACAACAACTAATTAATTTTTCACCATCAGCATATATTTTTTCTGACAGACTGGTTGAATACATCCTACTCAATGTAACACTTGGGTAATTTGAAGCCAGGGTGACAGTACCAAATTTTCAACCTGTGCACTGTATTGTGATTCTATTTAAACACTTTCGCTGATCACTGAGTCTCATGTGACCTGACAAGCAGCACGTAGTAAGATACAggcaaaccgccattttgaaatgagacagtTTTTGGTTTCCTGGAAGTTGTTAATCGTGCATGTCCGCACACAGTGCATCCTTTCTTGTTGTGTGTTTTTTAGTCTAATCTGGTAGCTGCcaacatttcaaaacttgtagGTATGGTTATTAAATCCTTGGTTACATTCTAGCCACGTTCACATCGTgaaactgtgataattttagcttgacttccaagtaaaattgaacagccaatgacagcgccccatgattcaaccaatcagatttcgtaatttgatacatggcggtttcccattacctgcctctttgtgcttgtcactgaggcggggaccagccaagTTAAACACTATAaactaatacatgtatttccaagTTTCATTGAAACATGCCTTGCATCTATAAAGATTACACTCCTATCATTACTGACTGAGAATTGTCACAAAATTTACCGCCTTTTCTTTCTCTAACTCTTCTAATGTTGTTTGATATCTGGCTTTCCAATATTCTACTTCACTGCAGGAATGCTTAAGTTCTCTCTCTAAATTCTTGACTTCTGTGAATACAACCACCAAAATAAATTTTTGCCTTCCAACATGTAAATACTGTGTGGCATCTTGCTGAAACTCACTTCATCATTATGAATTTTAAAACTTCAGACATACTTAGTCAATCCACCTTCACAGTATATCATGTATTTCTTAACCCCTTGAGTGCTGAAATTTTTTCTCtttaaaatttcagtgtaacatgttactaatttttatgaatttttctgtattttttatgttagttttggatcaaatggGCATAACTTTTTAATTGGTTACAATTTTTGAGCACaagtttgggaaaaatctgaaaaaaattgtcttgatgTCTGAAAAGTTGTTGGCGTTATATTCTGTaagggcaacaaaaattgactttggtactcaaagggttaataaatctctcaatgaaaaacatttaccGGTAGTTGTTTCAGGAATAAAGTGTCGCTGATTGTCTCATCTGAGATTATAACAACTTTCTTCACAAAAATTTATCACAAGCCTTAATTAGAAGTCAATGACAAACATCAATTGGTGTTATCATCAATAGATAtcttcatgaacttgaaaaaactgACTAGTTAGCAATCTGATGGTCAATATGTAGCACACTTTTTTCATGATGTGTCATCCTATATCTGAAATGATCTCACCTATCAACACGTAACAATTTCTATAAATTATGGTTTACCTTCTTCAGCAGAATGTAATTTGTGAAATGTTCTGATATACTCAGAGTTGATGACCTTTGGAAGCATTTCCTTCAAGTTTTTGGTGTCTGCCATTAATCTATCAACTAGATGGGCTGGTATGGTAACTGTACTGGCATTGTTGGATGGCTGAGagacaaagaaattacaaaaatatgataaaGAACCACTATATTCTAATGCCCATATTGCTCCATCCTCATGACATTTACCATAAAATATCAGCCCTGATGTTTCACGTTTTACaagagatatgcacgataaatgTCATCGGTTTTGAATGTTTGTGAACTatatattttgcaatttgatggtaaacaacataaataaacaaactgcCTGCTCTCCACTCTCCGCCTGTGAAGCCATGTCACCAACGTAAAAATTTGAAGGGCTTTGAGGAACATTGATATTTTGGGTTGCTAAATATGGAAATAACCTGTTGAGCCTAGCATGGTTTTTCTGTTATGgttcttgtatttttttagACAAGCTCagcaaacattctgccattCGCATGGAACAGCCTACCTCCGATCAAAGTACAAGGTAGCGAGCGcctggcgtgacagcgatgttgCGCGCAATGcttgttgacatggcaactctcagtgTAAAAAATGGCAGTTCCTCTCTGTGCCGTAGAACGATCAAGCACGATCAAAATCAGGAGAGACtaaatttgaaagcaatttaAGGagagtttttgatcggttacaattCTAGCATGTTGCACCTTACAAAGTTTCCCCTGTACAACAATTTTTGAAttccggtgtctttcttcttggggttcattgagatatggaggacttgcagcgatgtcgcgcatGATGTTGACTTCATTGTATAGTTTATGAATAAAGCCTGTTCACACAAATATttcgatatttatgcgcaaggcatcataaagtaaagcctcaaaatttaaggtttttcgtaaGTATTAGTAAAAttctgggcatgggtatatgataaattggttatttaagcaataaagcacacccagcgatggtataccatgagattttgaccagttcacgacatatatgcacgagcgatagcgagtgcatatatgaagtgaactggtcaaaatggaGAGGTAAACCATGGCTGGGTGCGATTTATTGTCATTAcatcataacaatatattgaaattctgacgtGGACCGtcataaacggatttttgctcaagctgagagctcgctcgtatgccagctgtggtatattgccaatataccacggttcttttcgcatcTCGACCAACCATATCGCTATATTTGCGCCATCAACTGGTATTATAATATGCttggctggaatccggcaatctgattggctggagccggggtttatattctcaacaagaagacctgcgcgccgcgtaacatttgagctcgcgcaaatttcgaacgccaacttgagagTTCAACGCGCcgtaatgtcgaacaagtctatggcttcagattgtTTTTGATCGTTAAATTTTAACCTAatgcagcttgacgaaccaaaatatgaagagtttctgtaagtAGCGGAGTCTGTGTAACAACAccacaattttttaaagttttatgagcgtttttttaaagaaaaaattcttcaagttcgatgtctaatcgcgatgtcgatgcgttgcgtaaccgtaGTTTATGAATgcaactgtgcacgcgcgcgcgttctgaaacgttcttttttagagtttgtatgaggctgggcgctcctgaactgtcgttccaacttcggccctaaataacaaaattgtccacttgtttttaacttcaacatattataatgaggttataaacggtgcgctcgggtatttggttgcggatataagacctctggggtgaaaattagcatatttgggtgaaataatcacctcgcttcgctcggtgattatttcccgccaaatatgctaattttcaccccgaggtcttatatccgcaaccaatacccgagcgcaccgtttataacctctaatgATATAATACCCATATCGCCAGTTCCTTGcatcgtatcagcattcgtgtcatttgtgccgCGTCAGACATTGGACTTTGTTCTCGTGTCTgacacagcacaaatgacactcatgcagGCGATGTTGGGTATTATATCATATGGACAGAGAGGGCTGGGGTGAATATGGACAGACAGGGCAGGGGTGAATATGGACAGACAGGGCTGGGGTGAATATGAACAGACAGGGCTGACAGATAGGGCTGGGGTGAATATGGACAGACAGGGCTGGGGTGAATATGGACAGAGAGGGCTGGGGTGAATATGGACAGAGAGGGCTGAGGTGAATATGGACAGATAGGGCTGAGGTGAATATGGACAGATAGGGCTGAGGTGAATATGGACAGAGAGGCCGGGCTGGGATGATCGACAGGCAGGGCTGGGGTGAATATGGACAGAGAGGGCTGGGGTGAATATGGACAGAGAGGGCTGGGGTGAATATGGACAGAGAGGGCTGGGTGAATATGGATAGAGAGGGCTGGGGTGAATATGGACAGACAGGGCTAGGGTGAATATGGACAGAGAGGGCTGACGTGAATATGGACAGAGAGGGCTGGGGTGAATATGGACAGATAGGGCTGGCCCCGGGGTGAATATGGACAGATAGGGCTTAAGTGAATATGGACAGAGAGGCCGGGCTGGGGTGAATATGGACAGAGAGCTGTGGTGAATATCAAACAGAGAGGGCTGGGGTGAATATGGACAGAGAGGGCTGGGGTGAATATGGATAGAGAGAGCTGGGGTGAATATGGACAGAGAGGGCTGCATGAGGTGAATATGGACAGAGAGGGCTGGGGTGAATATGGACAGAGAGGGCTGGGGTGAATATGGACAGATAGGCTGGGGTAAATATGGATAGAGAGAGCTGGGTGAATATGGACAGATAGGGCTGAGGTGAATATGGACAGAGAGGCCGGCTGGGGTGAATATGGACAGAGAGGGCTGTGGTGAATATGGACAGACAGGGCTGGGGTGAATATGGACAGAGAGGGGTGGGTGAATATGGATAGAGAGAGCTACGGTGAATATGGACAGACAGGGCTGGGGTGAATATGGACAGACAGGGCTGGGGTGAATATGGACAGATAGGGCTGAGTTGAATATGGACAGAGAGGGCTGGGGTGAATATGGACAGAGAGGGCTGGGGTGAATATGGACAGATAGGGCTGGGGTGAATATGGACAGACAGGGCTGGGGTGAATATGGACAGATAGGGCTGGGGTGAATATGGACAGATACGCTGGGGTGAATATGGACAGAGAGGGCTGGGGTGAATATGGACAGAGAGGGCTGGGGTGAATATGGACAGAGAGGGCTGGGGTGAATATGGACAGAGAGGGCTGGGGTGAATATGGATAGAGAGGGCTGAGGTAAATATTGAACACAGAAGGTTTGGGTGAACTCGAATCTTTCTGCAAATGAGGAAGCAGTAGTCTAAGAGTGCTTTATGTTCTCACGTGAGTACTTTTGTGTACCAGGAGTAAGCACTGGTACAATGACTGGGAAATCCTGGTTACGCATCACTACATATTGTATTGAACAAAAGCAATGACAGAAACTTGTGAAGTGATTATACTGAAAAATGGAATTCTAAGAGTGAACGTTCATTTAAAAAGTTATGCGTGTGGGACACACATGGGAAGTTGATGTGATATAATTTACATTTGATAGCTAGTAGTTTATTTACACTGCAAAGGATGTTATTCACGGAATGTGGTCAACTTACAGGAACACTACAACGAGGCTCTTCGATCAGTTTCAACCAGCTTTCATTATACTCCTTCCATTGTTGCAGAACAActtgataatttgttttcacTTCCTTAGCTAGGCACACCTAAGCAATGGAAAGGCATACAAATAAGTAAACCACATCAAATATCACATCCATTATACATAAATCAACCACAACAAGGATTATACTTAAAGCAACCATTGCATAGATTAGATTAAGTACAATTGACCATCACACAGATTATATACAGACATTCATTGTGAGATATCTTTTAAATAATGGCATATAGATTTTTTGTTATACTTTTAATGCATGTTTTTAACATAACTACCTGACTTTGATCCCCTTTTggaattttgagtggacgcagaACAaaattacttactttggccttctAGAATAACTTATGGCTACAGTACACTGTAAACACTGTACACTGTGAGTATAACATTCTCAAACCACTGTTTGAAGTATCCATGTGCAGTGTGCATTCAGCAGATACGTGATTTTGAAGAAGAAAGTATCCTCCATGGAAAAATAAACCGACATGTCTCATTTGTCTCCGTCCTCCTTGATAAATCTTAAAGCTCATCAACACTTACATGTAAGTTCCGGTTGGTTACTCAAATACATGTTCATTAGCAAACTGTTTCtgtttgaaaatctcaataatcGGCCCGCAGCTAGTGAAGTGACCGACACTGGCAGGCAGCTGTCGGAAGTAGCTACAGCTGCCAGCGGCGTTCGCAAAACCTAAGCCCTGTAT
Proteins encoded in this window:
- the LOC139126317 gene encoding heat shock factor 2-binding protein-like isoform X2; protein product: MENDLVERAVCLAKEVKTNYQVVLQQWKEYNESWLKLIEEPRCSVPEKIRIHCELSEVNKELSDQSEYCASLGSAVCTLLWRVSRNEDSVHSFIVGSKVADFLIIVRHTMESYIATYQDEMPDEHTDESQFVLALCGIITNIAAFACGREFLVTNSNGRSLLETMISVLSNTPVNHSAKLRSLNLMCLYNVSINQKGLKYITRVEGIIPLLAWLLTAENEVENQVNTLQLLRSITSVSDKFLLQKVNEVLPNELLEQLVSSQNPSIKEIAVELMMDLQTLQNEP
- the LOC139126317 gene encoding heat shock factor 2-binding protein-like isoform X1, with amino-acid sequence MENDLVERAVCLAKEVKTNYQVVLQQWKEYNESWLKLIEEPRCSVPPSNNASTVTIPAHLVDRLMADTKNLKEMLPKVINSEYIRTFHKLHSAEEEVKNLERELKHSCSEVEYWKARYQTTLEELEKEKAEKIRIHCELSEVNKELSDQSEYCASLGSAVCTLLWRVSRNEDSVHSFIVGSKVADFLIIVRHTMESYIATYQDEMPDEHTDESQFVLALCGIITNIAAFACGREFLVTNSNGRSLLETMISVLSNTPVNHSAKLRSLNLMCLYNVSINQKGLKYITRVEGIIPLLAWLLTAENEVENQVNTLQLLRSITSVSDKFLLQKVNEVLPNELLEQLVSSQNPSIKEIAVELMMDLQTLQNEP